The Streptomyces sp. NBC_00483 genome contains the following window.
TCGTGGCGAGCGAATCGGCGTCGTTACGCCGCGATTTGGCGGGGAGCCCCTTCCATCGGCGCTCTACGTAGGCCCGACTGTGCTCGTACCAAGTCACCGAACCGCTCTTCGCGCGCAGCTCAGAGGCGGGGAACCCTGACTCCTCGTCGAACTGTTCCCCCTTCCTGAGCGCGGTCATCAACTCGGAACGTCGCCCGTCGGCCTGAGCCTTCAACTGGTAGCTCTTGGAGTGCTTTTGCGCACCCACGAGCCACCGGACGCGAAAGGGCTTGGGGCGGTCGGGTCGGATTTCGATGGAGTAGATCCGTACGTCGAACGTGAGGGACATGATTCTCCGGGCAAGGAAGAGCCCGCCCCGTAAGAACGAGGCGGGCCGGGGGAGTAAGTGGGTCAGGCGGCGCACTTGTCCCACCACGCGTCCAGGTCGGCGCGGGTAACGCGGACTTGACCGTTGGGGAGTTTGCGGATGCGGGGCGCTTGGCCGCGAGCGCGCATGCGGTAGAAGGCGGCGCGGCTCATCTGGATCTCTGTAAGGACTTCAGCGAGCGTGAGCTTTTCGGCGCGGGCCACGATTGACTCCTTTAGCCGCGGTGGTCACAGCGGGGCTCTTGGCCCCGTCCTCAGAAGTCCGCTACATCCGCTACGCCGCTACATCGCAGGTCAGCGGGGGCGTTTGTGTAGCGGACCTGTGGGATGTAGCGGCTACGGCGCTACGCGAGGGTGTCGGAACGTAGCCGCTACATCGGATGGATGCCGCTACAGGAAATGTGTCTTTGACCTGGGGTGTAGCGGACGTAGCGGCAGTAGCGGACCTACGGGGTAGGCGGCGGGCAGTAACGGGCCCACGCGTCTTCGAGGTCTTCGCTGTAGTAGCCCTTGAGGACCCCGCCGGCCGTACGGATGTTCCGCGACGCGATGGGGGTTCCCTCGGCAGTGACGTACTGCGCGAGCATCTTGGACAGGCGCCGGTTGTCGAGGGGCTTGCCGTCGAGGTCGGCCCACGGGGCGTCGTCGAGGGCGTTGAGCCGGTCGAGTACGGCGATGGTGGGCAGGCGGTCGACGCCGACCATCACGTGGTCGCGCAGGTCGGTCAGCAGCCGGATTCCGGTGCTGGCCTTGTCGTTGGCCTGCGAGGCTTTGACCAGTTCGATGCAGGCTTCGCGGGCGCGCTTGGGCCACTCGCCCCCGGCTGCGTCGGCGACGGCGAGCAGCGGTTCCCATACGTCCGCGGGTCGGTCGGTGACGCCTTCGGGCATCTCCGGCCAGGCCTCCATGACGCGTTCGGAGACCTGTGCTGCCCATGCGGCGAGTTGGTCGCGGAGGGCGAAGCCTTCCTTCTCGTGGATGCGGGTGCGGTAGGGCTCGATCTTCTCGTTGCGGGCCCTGCGTCGCATGCGGATGTTGACGGATCGATCGCGGATGGTGGGGGGCAGGTAACCCAGTCCAGCCACGGCTACGGCGGTGTAGGAGTGGAAGGCCTGCACGGTCTGGTTCGCGCCGTCGCCCACGCAGCGGAACATCGGCCGGTTGCGTCGGTGACCTGCGTTGATGAACCCGCGGAGCTGCTCGTTCTCTCCGGCCTTGGGGCCGAAGATGGTGTCGATCTCGTCGAACAGGATCGTGGGCCGATGTCCTTCGACCCCCGACACCGCCCGGAACAGGGCGGCGGCGGACGCGTCGACCGCGGCCATCGGGTTCGGTACGAGGGTTTCCACGATCTCCAGTGCACGGGACTTCCCCGAGCCCGGTTCCGGGGAGAGGAAGGCGATGCGCGGGGTGGACTCGAAGCAGTCGACCAGGTGGGCGTGTGCGTCCCACAACGCCACGGCGACGTAGGCGGATTCGGTGGGGAAGACGTTGAAGCGCCGGTGGAAGGCCTCCACGTCGTTGAGTAGCGTCGCGCCGTCGATGGTGGGCTCTGCGGGGGTCTGGTCGGTCGTCATGCGGCGGCCCGTCCTTCCTGGGGGTTGCGCAACGGGCAGGCGGCGCGGTGGGCGGTGTGGTCGTCGATGAGCGCGAGCACGTCGGCGTGGCCGCGGGCGCTCAGATCGCGTCCACATGTGCACGTCGACCGGGCGGTCGGGGTGCGTCGGTAGGGCGTGCGGACGATCAGCCACGCGATCGGCCGCGGGCCGGGTACCTGGCTGGCTTCCTGCTCGGTGAGGGCGGTGAAGGGAAGAGCTGAAAGGACGCCTTCGGCGTCGTCCTTCGGCCGCAAAGCCGACCGGGTGACCTGCGAGGTGTCGGCGAGGTGGGGTTCGGTCGGTGTGGTCTGGGGGCTCTTAGTAGAGGCGGGATGGGTCATGCGCCCGTCCTCCGCTGCGGGTTGTGGGCGATCGACCAGTCCAGACCCCGTGCGATCACGTCGTCGTAGTAGCGCTGCGACTGTGTCGCGTTGCCGGCCACCGCCCTACTAAGAGCCTCCTCGACCTCCTCCCGTCCGAGGTCGCCTGATGCGACCAGCCGCCCCAACGCCCGGGCGGCCCGGAGTAGGACGGCGTTGCGCTGTCCGTCCCCCGCGGTGGCCACGTTGTGCACCTCGCCGCGCATCGCCGCCGCGGTATACCCGCTGCGGCTTTCCACGGAGTGCGCCATGGTCTGGTCGCTCTGTTGGCGTGGCCGTTCAGTGAGCGCGCTGCACAGCCATTCCGGCAGTACCGCCGGGGTGCGGTCGTCGGTGACGGTGTAGGCGCCCTGGGGGGTGGTGCTGCCGGGGGCGGCGACGTAGCCGCCCCAGCCGCGGGTGTCGATGTGGTGCCCCAGGCGGCCCGCACTCGAGTGCAGCCGGGCCCCGTCGGGCTGGGTGAAGTACAGGTGCCGGCCGCCGCTGGGGGTCCGCACCTGGTAGGTAGCCGGAAGAGTCTCGCCGGCGCGCTCGCAGAGCGCCAACAGGCTTTGGACGCCGTCAGGCGTTCCTTCTTGCTCTTCCGGTTTCAACACGTCGAGGTCGACGACCAGGAGCCCAGAGGGGCCGGTCGCGATCCCGATGTTGTACGGATGCCCGGTCCACGCGGCCACGATCAAGTCGCGGTCGAGGGTGGCGCGTTGTTCGGGCTTGAGGTGACCGTTCGAGCAGCGGCCGGTGCCGGGGCAGAGCCGTTCGGCGTGCCCGGCGGGCCGCTTCTCTCCGGGGCGAAGGGGGAACACGTGCCAGTCGTGGGCGACGGGTTCCAGGGCCGCGGAGAGTAAAGCGAGGTTGCAGCCTCGCGGTTCGGAGGCAGGTTGCGTCATGCTGGATGTCCTCCAGTTCTCTGATGGGTACTGGCTGACAAGGGCGGCCCCGCGGCTTTGGCGAGACGGTGGGGCCGCCCTTGGCGCAGCTAGAACGGGGGCTCGTCGCCGGTCGACTTACCGGCGGGGGCGTCGGTGTTCCACGCGCCGTTGTCGGCGGGCGCGGACTGTGCGGGCCGCTTGGCGTTGATAGTGACGGTGGTGAAGCGGACGCTCGCGCCGATCTCGTCGACCTCCATGACGAGCATCGAGCGGTTCTCTCCCTGGTCGGTCTTCCAGTCGTGCTGGCGGATCCGCCCGTGGGCGACGACACGGGCGCCCTTGGTCAGCGAGTCCGCGGCGTGCTCGGCGAGCTGGCGCCAAGCGGCGCAGCGGAAGAACGTCGCGTTGCCGTCCTTCCACTGGCCCGACTCGCGGTCGAAGGTGCGCGGGGTGGCGGCGACGGTGAACTTCGCGAGGGCGGCGCCGCTTTCGGTGAATTTCAGCTCGGGGTCGGCGGTCAGGTTGCCGATGACGGTGATCGGGGTCTCTCCGAACGACATGGGCTACTCGCTTTCGGCGTCGGTGAGCGGGCCGGTGTGGCTGAGCGGGTTGGTCGCGGACCAGGCGCGGCTAAGTGCGTCGGCGAGCGCGTACGCGTGGTCCTCGGCCTCCTGCAGCGCAGAGGCCGCGGCGGCGACGTGCTCGGCGGGCGTGCCGTAGTCGGCGGCGATGTGGCCGGCCTGGAGGTGCGTGTTCAGGGCGTGGGCGATCTGCTCGAAGGACTGCGGCAGCCGGTCGGCCAGCGCCTTGAACGCGCCCAGCACGCTGTAGGCGGTGGGCGCGGAGACGAGTCCGGGGTTCTGGCGGGTGGGGAAGGTGCGGTGGTTGAAGCTGCGGACCGATTCCGCAGCGTCCCGCGCGAGCTGCACAGGGTCGGTGGTGGTCATGTGGCCTCCTTGTTCAGCCGTGGAAGTGGTTGCGCTTGAACGTGGCTTTGCGGATGTTGACGACCGTGCCGCCGCCACCGCCGCGGGATGGGCCGAAGACCATGGCGGCGATGGAGCCGCCGAAGATGACCGCGGCCAGGATCATCAGTTGGTGGACGAGGGCGGCGAGCGCGGCGATGAAGGTGGCGGCGAGTGCGAGCCCGCCGCACACGCCGGCGAACCCGACGCCGGTGAGCGCGATGTTCACCGCGGTACGCGAGATCGGCCGCGCCGCCGGCGCCGCGGGTATGGGCGCCGGGGCGGGGGCGATGCTGTAGCCGGTGACGACGCGCCCGTCGGGCAGCACGACCGACTGCACCGCGGACGACTGCTGTACGGCCGGCGCGGGGGCCGGGTGCGTGGGCGCGAGGAGGATCGGGCGGTGGACTTCCAGGGCGGCGGTGGGCCGCTCGGGGTGGGTCATACGGGCTCCCGTGGACGGGCCGCGCACCCGCGCGTACGTGGGCGCGGGTGCGCGGCGTCAGGTGTTACGGGCAGGCGTTACGCAGCGTCAGGCCGCCACTGTTAGGGGGCGTAACGCTGCGCGTGCCTAGGGGTTTGGGTGTTAGGGGCCCGTAACGCGTTACGGGCCGTTAGGGGTGTTAGGCCGCGGCGAGGGTGGGCTCGGGGTGGGGGACGATGCGCCACCGGCCGGTGGTGTTCGTCATCTCCAACCGGCCCTCCATGGCGGCGTCCTTGAGGCGCAGGGACACCCACGAGCGGGAGAGGTGGTTGCGGTCGCACCAGTCGGTGAAGTCGACCGGACCCACGATCATCTGTCCCTGTGCCTCGAACTCCGCGAGCGCGGCGGCGAACAGGCGGCGGGCCTCCTCCGGGGACGGCTTGCGCCCGGTCTCGGCACCGAACATCGGCTCGTCGTCGCCCGGTTCGGCGTCGGGCAGCTCCTGCTCGGGGTCGATGTCGGCGTCCTCGGGGTCGACGAGCAGCTCGTAGAGGTTGTCGTCCATGTCGTCCTCCTCCACCTCGTACGGCGCCGCGTGACGGCCCTGCCCGCCCGCGCGGGCCCCGGTCTCGTCGTCGGCGCCGGGGCGGCCGGTGTAGTGCGCGCCGGCCACCGCGGTAGCGGCCTTGGCCGTGTGCGCATCGGCGTTCGCCCCGTTGGCCTGCGCCCACGCGGCGAGCTGCTCCATGACCGGCACGGCCCGCACGGTGAACTGCTGCGTGCGGCCCGGCGAGGGGTAACGGCCCTCGTCGATGCCGGGTGAGACGACGTAGCAGTAGCCGGGGCGGCGGTTGCCCCAGGCGCCGGGGTGGGCGCCCTGGTCGATGACCGCATCCGGCAGCGAGAATCCCTCGTCGCGCGGGTCACAGCCCAGCGCGACGACCGAGGGCAGCGAGGCCCGCGTGCTCGTCGACATCTGGTCGTAGGAGGGACGCTGCAGCGAGACGACGAGGGAGATGCCCGCGGAGCGGGCCTCCTGCGCGATCCCGGTGAACGCGTCATCCCCGAGCGCGCGCAGGGTGTTGGCGGCCTCCTCCATCCATGTGACGAGGAACGGCATGCCGGGGCAGCCGCACGCCCGACCATCGTCGCGGCAGGTGTGGGCGGGGTCGTTCTGGACGTCGGCGGCGGCCTGTGACCACTGTCGATAGCCGTGCTGGCCCAGCCACTTGGTGCGCATCGGGATCGCGGTTTCGACGGCCTTGACCATGATTTCGGTGCCGGTGCCGCCCTCGACAGACCAGTCGAGGGCGGGCCGCAGCGCGCCGAAGTCCTGGAACATCTTCGGGTCCGACATCCACACGACGACGTCCCGCCGCGAGACGATCTCGGTCAGCAGGTTCAGCGCAGCATCGCCCTTGCCGGAACCGGACTGCCCGGCCACGAGCACGTGCGTGCTGTTGCGGCCCGCCTCCGGGTCGCCCGGCAGCCACACCATGAGCGGGGCGCCGTCGTCGTAGCGGCCGATGACCAGTGGATCGGCGATCGAGCCGCCCAACGATGACGGCCCGACCCACTGGACGGTCTCGGCGAGCATGTCCTCGGGGACGATGACCAGTTCCCCGCGGCGCGCGGAGTCCGGGCTGGGGACGTAGCGGGTCGCGCTGGTGGGCAGGTCGAGCGCGGAGGCGAGGCGACCGAGCGCCTTGGTGACGTCCTCGTTGGTCTGCTCACCAGGGGACAGGGCGAGCGGGGCGGAGACCCGGTTGGCCTCCACCTTCGCCGCCCCGATCTTTGCCCTGGCGAGACCGATTTTCTCCAGCAGGCCGGCGTCCGAGCCCTCGCCGTTGTTGTCGGGGTTGTGCCGCATGAACTGGCGCACGTTCCATGACACGGCGACCGCCGGGCCGCCCATCAGATACAGGTCGTCCAGCGGCCCGGCGGACGGGCCGGCGAGGCAGGCGGCGGTCAGCCATCCGGCGCCGAGCGCGGTGGTGATGGCGGAGTGGATGCGGCGCTGTTTGCTGGTTGTCTTCCCGATCAGGTAGGCGCCGCCGGTGATGGCCACCGATGTGAGGGTGAGGCCGGTGGCGGCGGGCACGCTGTCGGCCCACTTGAGGTGACCGAGCAGGCCGGCCAGACCGATCCCGCCCATGCCGAGCCAGGGCGGAAGGTGGGGCTTGGCCCGGTGGAGTAGGTACTTGCCGACCCCGCCGGTGTCGGAGCCGCCTTGCAGGCGGGCGTCCAGCAGCTCGGCGAGCTGCTGCTGCGCATCGCGCTCAACCATGGTGTCTTGCCTCCCTTTACTGCTGGGCCCAGTCCATGCGCGGCCCCTGCGGGCGGCGGGCACGGTGGCGCACGCGGTTGATCTCTTCCTCGTACTGCTGCTGGAACAGGGCGTAGGTGGCGGCGGCGTTCTTCGCCGCGTCCCGGGCCGCGTCCGCGGACTTCCTGAGCTTGCGCGAGACCCGGGCGGCGCGAATGCGCGAGCCGCCCATCCGGCCCTCAGGGTCGGGCACGGTGGAGAGCACGCCCTTGAGGATTTCGGCGCCCATGGCGACCTCGATGGACAGCGACACGCACACCGCCCGCAGGTGGTTGCAGTAGTTGCGCACCTGCGCCGGGGAGGTGAACTCCGGAGAGGGCAGCAGCGCTTGCGAGTGCGGGCGGTTGCCGCCGGCGCGGCCTCCGGCGGTGCCGTTGTTGGTGGTCTTGCTGACGTTGATGTTGATGGGCGGGGCGAACGAGCCGCCCATCGCGCCGACGAAGCCGCCCGCGGCGGCCCCGGCGTTGGCGAACTTGTTGGACTTGGCGGACCCGTTGGCGGCGGCCGGACGACGCGGCGACGTGCGCGGAGGGGTGCTCATGACGATTGCTCCTCAGGTCAGCGGTTGTGGCGGACGATCAGCCACGTGGTCTGCGCGGCGGCCGTGATGAGCAGCCACAGCAGCGGCAGCGGACCTGCCAACGGCCCGAACGCGGCGGCGAGCGACGCCCACGCGACCGCGGTGGTGCCGAGCAGGGCGAGCCCGATCCGCCAGCCGAGCACTGCGCGGGCGGAGGCGGGGCGGCGGCGCTGCATGACGAGCAGCCACACCAGCGGGGCCGCCGCGGCGGGGGCGAGCAGCAGCCCGGACCACCAGGCCAGCGCGTGCAGGAGCGCGGTGAACGGGAACGCGGCCAGCGCGAGCACGGACGGGGCGAGCGCGCGGCGGTGGTCCCACAGCGCCAGGAAGAGCCACTCGGTCAACCGGCGGGTGAGCGAGGGGTGTTCGGGCACGACCACGACGAACGGCTGAGCGCGCCGGCCGGAACGGCGTTGGCGCGGCATCTTGATGACGGTGGCCCCGGCGGGCACCTTCGCGGCGCGCGCACGGGAGGAGGTACGGG
Protein-coding sequences here:
- a CDS encoding helix-turn-helix transcriptional regulator is translated as MARAEKLTLAEVLTEIQMSRAAFYRMRARGQAPRIRKLPNGQVRVTRADLDAWWDKCAA
- a CDS encoding bifunctional DNA primase/polymerase, with the protein product MTQPASEPRGCNLALLSAALEPVAHDWHVFPLRPGEKRPAGHAERLCPGTGRCSNGHLKPEQRATLDRDLIVAAWTGHPYNIGIATGPSGLLVVDLDVLKPEEQEGTPDGVQSLLALCERAGETLPATYQVRTPSGGRHLYFTQPDGARLHSSAGRLGHHIDTRGWGGYVAAPGSTTPQGAYTVTDDRTPAVLPEWLCSALTERPRQQSDQTMAHSVESRSGYTAAAMRGEVHNVATAGDGQRNAVLLRAARALGRLVASGDLGREEVEEALSRAVAGNATQSQRYYDDVIARGLDWSIAHNPQRRTGA
- the ssb gene encoding single-stranded DNA-binding protein, which produces MSFGETPITVIGNLTADPELKFTESGAALAKFTVAATPRTFDRESGQWKDGNATFFRCAAWRQLAEHAADSLTKGARVVAHGRIRQHDWKTDQGENRSMLVMEVDEIGASVRFTTVTINAKRPAQSAPADNGAWNTDAPAGKSTGDEPPF
- the traB gene encoding plasmid transfer protein TraB yields the protein MVERDAQQQLAELLDARLQGGSDTGGVGKYLLHRAKPHLPPWLGMGGIGLAGLLGHLKWADSVPAATGLTLTSVAITGGAYLIGKTTSKQRRIHSAITTALGAGWLTAACLAGPSAGPLDDLYLMGGPAVAVSWNVRQFMRHNPDNNGEGSDAGLLEKIGLARAKIGAAKVEANRVSAPLALSPGEQTNEDVTKALGRLASALDLPTSATRYVPSPDSARRGELVIVPEDMLAETVQWVGPSSLGGSIADPLVIGRYDDGAPLMVWLPGDPEAGRNSTHVLVAGQSGSGKGDAALNLLTEIVSRRDVVVWMSDPKMFQDFGALRPALDWSVEGGTGTEIMVKAVETAIPMRTKWLGQHGYRQWSQAAADVQNDPAHTCRDDGRACGCPGMPFLVTWMEEAANTLRALGDDAFTGIAQEARSAGISLVVSLQRPSYDQMSTSTRASLPSVVALGCDPRDEGFSLPDAVIDQGAHPGAWGNRRPGYCYVVSPGIDEGRYPSPGRTQQFTVRAVPVMEQLAAWAQANGANADAHTAKAATAVAGAHYTGRPGADDETGARAGGQGRHAAPYEVEEDDMDDNLYELLVDPEDADIDPEQELPDAEPGDDEPMFGAETGRKPSPEEARRLFAAALAEFEAQGQMIVGPVDFTDWCDRNHLSRSWVSLRLKDAAMEGRLEMTNTTGRWRIVPHPEPTLAAA
- the traA gene encoding plasmid transfer protein TraA codes for the protein MSTPPRTSPRRPAAANGSAKSNKFANAGAAAGGFVGAMGGSFAPPININVSKTTNNGTAGGRAGGNRPHSQALLPSPEFTSPAQVRNYCNHLRAVCVSLSIEVAMGAEILKGVLSTVPDPEGRMGGSRIRAARVSRKLRKSADAARDAAKNAAATYALFQQQYEEEINRVRHRARRPQGPRMDWAQQ